In the Pyrolobus fumarii 1A genome, one interval contains:
- the glnA gene encoding type I glutamate--ammonia ligase — MSAAEVLEKLRRLSEKGVRWLEVHFTDLSGRLRAFTVPLHEIDEKAIERGLGQLDGSSVEGFTTIAESDLVVKPDFSTLVEQLPWNPKKARVIADIYLSMGRGRFNRDPRYIAQRTVEYLAEQGYRAYFGPEVEFMLLDSLTIDVFTPAAGISYSVSSRESPLESSQYFQMFKKAYHTPTPIDQLASIREEIAEVLEDYFGFTVEAAHHEVAATGQIEIDFRFGELVETADRVITLKYVARNIAAKYGMVATFMPKPISGDNGNGMHTHVSLWDKDGKKNLFYDPNDEYAEVSQTARYFIGGLIEHGRALAALVAPTTNSYRRLVPGFEAPIYLVWSKANRSAAIRIPVYYKGEEKAKRIEFRPPDPSCNPYLAFAAIVLAGLDGIKKKIDPGDPVDKDVYHMSPEEKRQLGIKELPRNLEEALDELESDHEFLKPVFDKDVIETYIELKREEAKTEKLYPNPIEVYMYAWI, encoded by the coding sequence ATGAGTGCAGCTGAAGTGCTTGAAAAGCTTAGGAGGTTGAGCGAAAAGGGTGTTAGGTGGCTTGAGGTTCACTTTACCGACCTAAGTGGCAGACTGAGAGCATTCACCGTTCCACTCCATGAGATAGACGAGAAGGCCATTGAGAGGGGTCTAGGACAGCTTGACGGTAGCAGCGTCGAGGGCTTCACGACCATTGCTGAGAGCGACCTTGTCGTCAAGCCGGACTTCTCAACGCTAGTAGAGCAGCTACCCTGGAACCCCAAGAAGGCACGCGTTATCGCCGACATCTACCTGAGCATGGGTAGAGGCAGATTCAACCGCGACCCAAGGTACATCGCGCAGCGCACTGTAGAGTATCTCGCAGAGCAGGGTTACAGGGCGTACTTCGGCCCAGAGGTAGAGTTCATGCTACTAGACAGCCTTACCATAGACGTCTTTACCCCAGCCGCAGGCATAAGCTACAGCGTCAGCAGCCGGGAGTCACCACTAGAATCAAGCCAATACTTCCAGATGTTCAAGAAGGCGTACCACACACCAACCCCCATCGACCAGCTTGCTAGCATACGCGAGGAGATAGCCGAGGTACTCGAGGACTACTTTGGATTCACTGTTGAAGCCGCACACCACGAGGTAGCCGCTACAGGCCAGATAGAGATCGACTTCCGCTTTGGTGAGCTAGTTGAGACTGCAGACCGCGTCATCACTCTCAAGTACGTGGCTAGGAACATTGCTGCAAAGTACGGCATGGTAGCTACATTCATGCCGAAGCCCATTTCTGGCGACAACGGCAACGGTATGCACACTCACGTGAGCCTATGGGACAAAGATGGCAAGAAGAACCTCTTCTATGACCCGAACGACGAGTATGCAGAGGTAAGCCAGACAGCACGCTACTTCATAGGCGGTCTTATTGAGCACGGGCGCGCACTAGCAGCACTCGTCGCGCCTACGACAAACAGCTATCGCCGTCTAGTCCCAGGCTTCGAGGCACCAATATACCTAGTATGGAGTAAGGCTAACAGAAGCGCAGCTATTAGGATCCCAGTGTACTACAAGGGCGAGGAGAAGGCCAAGCGCATCGAGTTCAGACCACCAGACCCAAGCTGCAACCCATACCTAGCCTTCGCGGCAATAGTGCTAGCCGGCCTAGACGGAATCAAGAAGAAGATTGACCCCGGCGACCCAGTAGACAAGGACGTCTACCACATGTCTCCAGAGGAGAAGCGCCAGCTAGGCATAAAGGAGCTACCCAGGAACCTCGAAGAGGCTCTCGACGAACTAGAGAGTGACCACGAGTTCCTAAAGCCGGTGTTCGACAAGGACGTGATAGAGACCTACATTGAGCTGAAGAGGGAGGAGGCGAAGACCGAGAAGCTATACCCCAACCCAATAGAGGTATACATGTACGCGTGGATATAA
- a CDS encoding DUF711 family protein: MARVRAVTVFVSPREWSSESISSYVENAAVKANEIADAIRERIEVWSVRVALPPLPEGVDPVRVAEAAMKAAEANGVKYIAAVHLNVGSIDDVKRFVDAIEVGVYGSVLLPRVEYAGRAAELIMEASKRDIMAPTRLAIVFGASWPLTPYFPIAVQTRSGMGFAVAALYVDDVLASLGEEPSIEMIRYISTRVFSVIEEVSREASERLGIEYYGLDASLSPWMDESVARLIERLMDERKLGSPGTLTVIRELNRVIRGIASSFDAVGFNEVMLPVAEDNVLKERVGEGLVRVRDLLLYSTVCVAGVDMVVVGDNMTKEGLVGLVRDMHSVYKLKGLSIGLRLIMIEGAQPGDWISLGEFGKVPVAWW, from the coding sequence GTGGCACGTGTAAGGGCAGTTACGGTATTTGTGTCGCCACGCGAGTGGAGTAGCGAGAGTATATCAAGTTACGTTGAGAATGCGGCCGTGAAGGCAAACGAGATAGCGGATGCTATACGCGAACGTATTGAAGTCTGGAGTGTTCGTGTAGCTCTCCCTCCTCTTCCAGAAGGAGTAGATCCAGTCCGTGTGGCTGAAGCTGCGATGAAGGCTGCTGAGGCTAACGGTGTCAAGTATATTGCAGCGGTGCATCTTAACGTGGGAAGCATAGACGATGTTAAAAGGTTTGTTGATGCGATCGAAGTTGGCGTGTATGGTTCAGTGCTTCTACCTAGAGTTGAATACGCAGGAAGAGCTGCTGAGCTAATAATGGAGGCTTCTAAGCGGGATATAATGGCGCCCACGAGACTAGCCATAGTGTTTGGTGCATCGTGGCCGCTTACCCCCTACTTCCCGATAGCAGTGCAGACGCGAAGTGGAATGGGGTTTGCAGTAGCAGCGCTATACGTTGACGATGTGTTAGCATCCCTAGGTGAGGAGCCTAGCATCGAAATGATACGATACATCTCGACTCGAGTGTTCTCCGTCATAGAGGAGGTGTCGCGCGAGGCCTCAGAGCGTCTAGGTATCGAATACTATGGGCTTGACGCATCTCTATCCCCATGGATGGACGAGAGTGTTGCAAGACTGATAGAGAGGTTGATGGATGAACGGAAGCTAGGCTCGCCAGGCACGTTGACAGTGATACGTGAGCTAAACAGAGTGATTAGAGGTATAGCATCCAGCTTTGACGCTGTAGGTTTCAACGAGGTTATGCTACCCGTGGCCGAGGACAACGTTCTCAAGGAGCGTGTTGGAGAAGGATTGGTTCGCGTCAGGGACTTGCTCCTATACTCGACAGTGTGTGTGGCAGGCGTGGACATGGTAGTGGTTGGCGATAATATGACGAAGGAGGGGCTTGTCGGTCTCGTAAGGGATATGCACTCGGTGTACAAGCTAAAGGGGCTGAGCATAGGTCTTAGGCTGATAATGATTGAGGGGGCGCAGCCAGGCGACTGGATAAGCCTTGGGGAGTTTGGTAAAGTACCGGTGGCCTGGTGGTGA